The Coffea arabica cultivar ET-39 chromosome 3c, Coffea Arabica ET-39 HiFi, whole genome shotgun sequence genome contains a region encoding:
- the LOC140037647 gene encoding uncharacterized protein, translating into MVEEQCDSCSVNHTGQLSESFGSDLYSQMNESQSEAIRASLHKMTCDQNSHIELIWGPPGTGKTKTVSQILFILLRMNYRTLCCAPTNVAVNEVASRVVKLVKEAYAAESEKCDPFTPLGDIILFGNKDRLKVAPDIEDMYLDYRVKRLVECFAPSNGLKHCVRSMIDLLEHGASHYHIFLENELIKTKENKDEAPKDKPQSFLEFIRARVKAILPSLGRCLITFCTHVPKSFVAKQNFENMVHLIYLLESLEKELSEKVLTSDILEKLYSSSIMVEDFSKAVTCTWFLPDIRSKCLFVLKTVHSTLENLGIPAAVNEESIRELCFQMATLVFCTASTSYKLHRTNVEPLKVLVIDEAAQLKECESLIPLQLPGLKHAILVGDECQLPASVNSKISANAAFGRSLFERLSSLGQPKHLLNIQYRMHPSISCFPNSIFYSGKIMDAPEVRSKMHERCFLREKMFGPYSFINVPGGKEDSDGDDYSLRNIVEAAVVVKIVQKLYKAWNGTDTSLSVGVISPYAAQVALVQEKLRHKFENLDNFVVTVKSIDGYQGGEQDIVLLSTVRANNKGSIGFLSSPQRTNVALTRARHCLWIFGNVDTLTNTRSVWKALICDAKARGCFFSADEDADVSNTILDVKKELDQMEDLLNGDSTLFKQQRWKVLFSDDFQKSFRKMTSTRMKKLVLNLLLSLASGWRPKKINVDLVCERSSQIVKHFKVEGLYVVCSIDIVKKSNYMQVLKVWDILPLEEIPKLLKRLDNIFNMYTDDFINQCKQKCLKGRAELPKCWPNSSKIIRHKNMNNGKSVADSTDSALDGGCYAENSRVSESLQLMKFYSLSPGAASHLLFSRDGQELDLPFEVTDEEWEIIQFCKSSFILGRSGTGKTTVLSMKLFEKEQIYHIASEGFTTAENSMSTSVLKRTEFDHSTGVTRETFLRQLFVTVSPRLCSAVKHHVSRVISFACSGNFPSETSLNDAEDVEDIEQFKDIPDSFVGIPSEKYPLVITFHKFLMMLDGTIGDSYFRRFPEMTKIMDFSVGISGNFRSAVLQSLLRMKEVNYERFCFHYWPHFNSQLTKNLDSSRTFTEIISHIKGGLLAGEAPDGKLSRQEYVSMSNSRASTLSSDERELIYTVFQAYEKKKLQRGEFDLSDFVIDLHLRLKSKSLEGDKMDFVYIDEVQDLAMSQIALFKYICKNVDEGFVFSGDTAQTIARGTDFRFEDIRSVFYNEFIMKSKSDKYVERREKRRMSEIFNLQQNFRTHAGVLKLAQSVTDLLYQFFPQSVDILKPEISFIYGEAPVLLKPNDESAIEIIFGKTVKTGGKVVGFGAEQVILVRDDSAQEGISRDVGNHALVLTILECKGLEFQDVLLYNFFSSSPLKNQWRVVYDFMEKKDLRDSCFPRCFPRFSHARHSILCSELKQLYVAITRTRQRLWICEDSEEFAAPMFDFWKKLGLVQVREMDESFSQTMLMASSPAEWKSRGIKLYQENKYQMATMCFERAGDTNWEKRAKAAGLRATADQLRESNPQEACTILRQAAELFDCIGRAESAAECFCDLGDYERAGRIYYDKCRDPKKAGDCFTSAKSYKLAAKAYADGNYFLECLSACTQGNLFELGRQYLKKWKQNAPGDDGTAKQSKEIEKVGQEFLESCALSYYKLKDHKSMIKYVRAFLTMDSRRKFLKSIGCLEELLLLEEELGNFKEAVEIAKLRGDYERAGRIYFDKCGDPKQAGDCFTSARSYELAAKAYADGNYLLECLSVCTQGSLFELGRQYITKWKQNAPGEKEIEKIEQEFLESCALSYYKLKDFKSMTKYVRAFLSMDSRRNFLKSIGCIDELLLLEEELGNFAEAIEIAKLRGDLPREADLLGKAGHLKEASLLIISFVLHRSLWVTGNRGWPLRPFRQKQMLLKKAMSFAQEESNEFYERIRREVEVLAHEHISLHELLQSLTYSELCKNLTVELISIRRILDAHLDCTTRKFEWEDELQVDMKKHSEDKISLNHVSVGSLMHFWNMWKRNMSNIMQYLKTVGKPDDNEWLEYGEFCLNYFGVRRQVINSNVAYILLNSDAEWVKTTGSVFKQKQLSENQVSIDGRKFASAALSHCQAEVASVSLKVLDTVEALYKLSIRESFSLFCQSICLIDIYQLMKFLTESFKFNASVERRLENFLRPPITYFKYVFPLDCCKSLVENMISLRKTELSRSLLEEVIVDNISNKGDLTYGQIGRVVMIWLGSGKPTDDLYMKIAKRFEKNFSWRAFIDSLQVSSLRHSGITESRSLGDPSSNTSAEDWKKFSLIDSFHEALRDTYLANWRSYDYVSPDCLIYLVERLLLLVFHSKDYFFTTKYSFVEWLVYLKADMYPDVSSVADTQLSPEIIFDSVVMMVEQFLFNKRETASWIAKSKFDVDQYHPLLALRLVVILCLLHLNSGKYSNVLSHLLDQSHISSQLPMPFIQALRPRRKLNLTQDWFSLNATVEAFRRIGNPLVIVHLRENSPKFACPAIIIDTALTPRIDDITRNLFRKQGSYHQQRPMVEANAPNLCEGLVHNAESLMSIDISAAPDQKMSTGSGTERNPQMYSGLSEKIFDVQISTEKRQHEE; encoded by the exons ATG GTTGAAGAACAGTGTGATTCTTGTTCAGTAAATCACACTGGACAATTGTCTGAAAGTTTTGGATCAGATTTATACTCTCAGATGAATGAATCCCAATCTGAAGCCATAAGGGCGTCTCTCCATAAGATGACATGTGACCAGAATTCTCACATTGAACTCATTTGGGGTCCGCCGGGGACCGGGAAAACCAAAACAGTAAGTCAGATTCTCTTTATCCTATTAAGAATGAATTACAGGACTCTTTGTTGTGCCCCAACCAATGTGGCAGTAAATGAAGTTGCATCTCGAGTGGTAAAACTGGTAAAAGAGGCATATGCTGCTGAATCTGAAAAATGTGATCCATTTACTCCATTGGGAGATATTATATTATTTGGAAATAAGGATCGACTAAAAGTTGCCCCTGATATTGAAGATATGTATCTTGACTACCGCGTGAAGAGGCTTGTTGAGTGCTTTGCACCATCAAATGGTTTGAAACATTGTGTGCGTTCTATGATTGATTTGCTTGAGCACGGTGCCTCACACTACCATATCTTTCTGGAAAATGAGCTGATCAAAaccaaggaaaacaaagatgaaGCTCCAAAAGATAAGCCACAGTCATTTCTAGAATTCATCAGAGCACGAGTAAAAGCTATTTTACCATCCCTCGGAAGATGTCTGATTACATTCTGCACTCATGTACCAAAAAGTTTTGTtgcaaaacaaaattttgaaaacatgGTACATCTGATTTATCTACTTGAGTCTTTGGAGAAGGAGCTTTCTGAAAAGGTTTTGACCTCTGATATACTGGAGAAGCTCTATTCTTCTAGCATAATGGTGGAAGATTTTTCCAAAGCAGTCACATGTACCTGGTTTCTGCCAGATATTAGAAGCAAGTGTCTCTTTGTCCTAAAAACCGTTCATTCAACTCTTGAAAATCTGGGCATCCCAGCCGCTGTGAATGAAGAATCAATAAGGGAACTCTGTTTCCAAATGGCTACCTTGGTTTTCTGCACTGCTTCTACTTCCTACAAGTTGCACAGGACAAATGTGGAGCCACTTAAAGTGCTGGTCATTGATGAGGCTGCCCAATTGAAAGAGTGTGAATCCCTTATACCACTTCAACTACCTGGTTTGAAGCATGCTATTCTTGTTGGTGATGAGTGCCAGTTGCCAGCAAGCGTTAATAGCAAG ATATCTGCCAATGCCGCATTTggaagaagcttatttgaaaGGTTGAGTTCATTGGGTCAGCCAAAGCACCTGCTTAACATTCAATATAGAATGCATCCATCTATTAGTTGCTTCCCAAATTCTATCTTCTATTCGGGCAAGATCATGGATGCACCTGAAGTTAGGAGTAAAATGCACGAAAGGTGTTTTCTTCGGGAGAAAATGTTTGGTCCCTATTCATTCATTAATGTCCCAGGTGGAAAAGAAGATAGCGATGGTGATGATTACAGCTTGAGAAATATTGTTGAGGCGGCTGTGGTGGTAAAGATAGTTCAGAAGCTGTACAAAG CTTGGAATGGAACTGATACATCTCTAAGTGTTGGGGTAATATCACCCTACGCTGCTCAAGTTGCACTGGTTCAAGAAAAACTTCGTCACAAGTTTGAAAATCTTGACAATTTTGTTGTGACAGTAAAATCTATAGATGGATATCAGGGTGGGGAACAAGATATTGTTTTATTATCTACTGTAAGAGCCAATAATAAAGGGTCTATTGGTTTCCTATCTAGTCCTCAGAGAACCAATGTTGCTTTGACAAGAGCTCG GCACTGTCTTTGGATCTTTGGAAATGTGGATACACTGACAAATACTCGATCAGTTTGGAAAGCATTAATTTGTGATGCTAAGGCTCGTGGTTGTTTCTTTAGTGCTGATGAGGACGCTGATGTATCAAAcacgattttggatgtgaagaAAGAGCTGGATCAGATGGAGGATTTGCTTAATGGGGATAGCACACTTTTCAAACAGCAACGGTGGAAG GTTTTATTTAGTGATGACTTTCAGAAATCATTTAGAAAGATGACTTCCACCCGCATGAAGAAGTTAGTCCTAAACCTGTTGCTTAGTCTTGCCAGTGGCTGGCGACCTAAGAAAATAAATGTGGACTTAGTTTGTGAAAGATCTTCACAGATTGTGAAACATTTTAAGGTTGAGGGGCTCTATGTGGTGTGCTCAATAGACATTGTTAAGAAATCAAATTACATGCAAGTCTTGAAGGTGTGGGATATATTACCTCTGGAGGAGATCCCAAAGCTGCTGAAACGTCTTGATAACATTTTCAACATGTATACTGATGATTTCATCAATCAATGCAAACAGAAATGTCTTAAAGG GAGAGCAGAGCTTCCAAAGTGTTGGCCCAACTCATCAAAGATAATCCGACATAAGAACATGAATAATGGCAAATCTGTTGCAGATTCTACTGATAGCGCCTTGGATGGAGGATGTTATGCTGAAAATTCGAGAGTTAGCGAAAGCTTGCAACTCATGAAGTTTTACTCCCTATCACCTGGTGCTGCGAGTCATTTACTTTTCAGTCGTGATGGTCAGGAATTGGATCTGCCTTTTGAAGTTACAGATGAAGAGTGGGAAATTATTCAATTCTGCAAAAGCAGCTTCATCCTTGGGCGATCTGGCACAGGGAAAACTACTGTCCTGTCCATGAAGTTATTCGAGAAAGAACAAATCTACCATATTGCTTCGGAAGGATTTACTACAGCTGAGAATAGTATGTCTACGAGCGTCTTGAAGAGAACTGAGTTTGATCACTCTACAGGAGTGACGAGGGAGACATTTTTGCGCCAGCTTTTTGTGACAGTAAGCCCAAGACTATGTTCTGCAGTCAAACATCATGTTTCCCGTGTGATAAG TTTTGCTTGCAGTGGAAATTTCCCATCTGAAACCAGTTTGAATGATGCCGAAGATGTGGAAGATATAGAACAGTTTAAAGATATACCAGATTCTTTTGTTGGCATTCCTTCCGAAAAGTACCCTCTTGTCATTACATTTCATAAGTTTTTGATGATGCTTGATGGGACAATCGGTGATTCATATTTCAGACGATTTCCTGAGATGACGAAGATAATGGACTTTTCTGTTGGTATAAGTGGAAATTTCAGATCTGCTGTTCTGCAATCTCTCTTACGAATGAAGGAGGTAAATTATGAGAGGTTTTGTTTCCATTATTGGCCTCACTTCAATTCACAACTGACGAAGAATCTTGATTCTTCAAGAACATTTACGGAGATAATATCTCACATTAAAGGAGGCTTGCTAGCTGGGGAAGCCCCTGATGGTAAATTGAGCAGGCAAGAATATGTTTCCATGTCTAATAGTAGGGCATCAACCCTGAGCTCAGATGAGAGAGAGCTGATCTATACTGTTTTTCAAGCTTACGAGAAGAAGAAATTACAGCGTGGTGAATTTGATCTGTCTGATTTTGTTATTGACCTTCATCTTAGGCTGAAGAGCAAGAGTCTGGAGGGTGATAAAATGGATTTTGTGTACATTGACGAAGTGCAAGATCTTGCTATGAGTCAGATAGCTCTGTTCAAGTATATCTGCAAAAATGTGGATGAAGGTTTTGTCTTTTCTGGTGATACAGCTCAAACTATTGCCAGGGGTACTGATTTTAGGTTTGAAGATATACGATCTGTATTCTATAATGAGTTCATAATGAAATCAAAGAGTGACAAATATGttgaaagaagagagaaaagacgTATGTCAGAAATTTTCAATTTGCAGCAGAACTTCCGTACTCATGCTGGAGTACTTAAATTAGCACAGAGTGTCACAGACCTTCTTTACCAATTTTTCCCTCAATCTGTTGATATTTTGAAACCTGAAATTAGCTTTATATATGGTGAAGCTCCTGTTCTGCTTAAGCCAAACGACGAGAGTGCTATTGAGATTATTTTCGGAAAGACTGTAAAGACTGGTGGGAAAGTAGTAGGCTTTGGTGCCGAACAGGTTATACTAGTACGTGATGATTCTGCTCAGGAAGGAATTTCTAGAGATGTAGGAAATCATGCTCTTGTTCTTACAATACTGGAATGCAAGGGTCTAGAGTTTCAG GATGTATTACTGTACAATTTTTTCAGTTCATCGCCTCTGAAGAACCAATGGAGAGTGGTGTATGACTTCATGGAGAAAAAAGATCTACGTGATTCTTGTTTCCCTAGGTGCTTTCCTAGATTTAGTCATGCAAGACACAGTATCCTTTGTTCTGAATTGAAACAATTATATGTGGCAATTACGCGGACAAGGCAGAGACTGTGGATTTGTGAAGATAGTGAGGAGTTTGCTGCACCCATGTTTGACTTCTGGAAGAAGTTGGGCCTTGTGCAAGTAAGGGAGATGGATGAATCATTTTCACAAACGATGCTAATGGCAAGCAGTCCTGCAGAGTGGAAATCAAGGGGTATAAAG CTTTACCAGGAGAACAAGTATCAGATGGCAACCATGTGCTTTGAAAGGGCAGGAGATACAAATTGGGAGAAACGGGCCAAGGCTGCTGGCCTGAGGGCAACTGCTGATCAGCTGCGTGAGTCAAATCCTCAAGAGGCTTGTACAATCCTCAGACAGGCTGCTGAGTTGTTCGACTGCATTGGCAGAGCTGAGTCTGCTGCTGAATGCTTCTGTGATTTGGGGGATTACGAAAGAGCAG GAAGAATTTACTATGATAAATGTAGAGATCCTAAAAAAGCAGGTGATTGTTTCACTTCGGCTAAAAGTTACAAACTTGCAGCGAAGGCTTATGCTGATGGCAATTACTTCTTGGAGTGTTTGTCCGCATGTACTCAGGGTAATCTTTTTGAATTGGGAAGGCAATATCTTAAGAAATGGAAACAGAATGCTCCTGGTGATGATGGTACCGCAAAACAAAGTAAGGAAATCGAAAAAGTCGGACAAGAGTTTTTGGAGAGTTGCGCTTTGAGCTATTATAAGCTCAAGGATCATAAATCCATGATAAAATACGTTAGAGCTTTCCTTACTATGGATTCAAGGCGGAAATTCCTGAAAAGCATAGGCTGTCTTGAAGAGCTTTTGCTGTTGGAAGAAGAACTTGGAAACTTCAAGGAGGCTGTAGAAATAGCAAAGTTGAGAGGGGATTACGAAAGAGCAG GAAGAATTTACTTCGATAAATGTGGAGATCCTAAACAAGCGGGTGATTGTTTCACTTCGGCTAGAAGTTATGAACTTGCAGCAAAGGCTTATGCTGATGGCAATTACTTGTTGGAGTGTTTGTCTGTGTGCACTCAGGGGAGTCTTTTTGAATTGGGAAGGCAATACATTACAAAATGGAAACAGAATGCTCCTGGCGAAAAGGAAATCGAAAAAATTGAACAAGAGTTCTTGGAGAGTTGCGCTTTGAGTTATTATAAGCTCAAGGATTTTAAATCCATGACAAAATATGTTAGAGCTTTCCTTTCTATGGATTCCAGACGTAACTTCCTGAAAAGCATAGGCTGTATTGATGAACTTTTGTTGTTGGAAGAAGAACTCGGAAACTTCGCGGAAGCTATAGAAATAGCAAAGTTGAGAGGGGATCTGCCACGGGAGGCAGACCTGCTTGGGAAGGCAGGCCATCTCAAGGAAGCATCCTTACTCATCATTTCATTTGTGCTTCATCGCTCTCTATGGGTGACTGGAAATAGAGGTTGGCCCTTGAGGCCATTTCGACAGAAACAAATGCTATTAAAGAAAGCTATGTCATTTGCACAGGAAGAATCGAATGAGTTCTATGAACGCATTCGCAGAGAGGTTGAAGTTTTGGCACATGAGCATATTAGCTTGCATGAGTTGCTTCAGTCTCTCACTTATTCAGAGCTATGTAAAAATTTGACAGTTGAATTGATATCTATCCGGAGGATCCTGGATGCTCATCTTGATTGTACAACACGGAAGTTTGAATGGGAAGATGAATTGCAAGTTGATATGAAAAAGCATTCAGAAGATAAGATTTCACTAAACCACGTCTCCGTTGGTTCACTCATGCACTTTTGGAATATGTGGAAAAGGAACATGTCAAATATCATGCAATATCTCAAAACAGTGGGAAAACCAGATGATAATGAATGGCTTGAATATGGTGAGTTCTGTTTGAACTATTTTGGTGTGAGGAGGCAGGTCATCAATTCAAATGTAGCATATATACTGTTGAACTCAGATGCTGAATGGGTGAAAACAACTGGTTCTGTATTCAAGCAGAAGCAGCTAAGCGAGAACCAGGTATCCATTGATGGTCGAAAATTTGCATCTGCTGCTCTGAGTCATTGCCAGGCTGAAGTAGCTTCTGTCAGCCTGAAGGTACTTGACACTGTTGAAGCTCTTTATAAGTTGTCAATAAGGGAGTCATTCTCCCTATTTTGCCAAAGCATTTGCCTCATTGATATCTATCaattgatgaaatttttgaCTGAATCATTCAAATTCAATGCTAGTGTTGAAAGGAGGCTAGAAAATTTCCTGCGGCCACCAATTACGTACTTTAAATATGTATTTCCACTAGACTGTTGCAAATCATTGGTGGAAAACATGATCTCTTTAAGGAAAACTGAGCTCTCACGGAGTCTACTTGAAGAGGTTATTGTTGACAATATCAGTAACAAGGGTGACCTTACCTACGGTCAAATTGGGAGGGTGGTAATGATTTGGCTTGGATCTGGAAAACCAACAGATGATCTGTACATGAAGATAGCAAAAAGATTTGAAAAGAATTTTTCGTGGAGAGCATTCATTGATTCTTTGCAAGTATCTTCATTGAGGCATTCTGGGATAACAGAATCAAGATCCTTGGGTGATCCTTCATCAAATACTTCAGCTGAAGATTGGAAGAAGTTTTCACTGATTGATAGCTTCCACGAAGCTTTGAGAGATACTTATCTTGCAAATTGGAGGTCATATGACTATGTATCACCTGATTGTTTAATATATCTTGTTGAACGCCTGCTACTCCTTGTATTTCATTCCAAGGATTACTTTTTCACAACAAAGTATTCTTTTGTGGAATGGCTTGTTTATCTTAAAGCAGACATGTATCCAGATGTGAGTTCAGTAGCTGACACGCAGTTGTCTCCTGAAATCATATTTGATTCTGTTGTTATGATGGTTGAACAGTTTCTTTTTAATAAGCGGGAGACAGCATCATGGAttgcaaaatcaaaatttgatgtaGATCAGTATCATCCACTACTAGCATTAAGGCTTGTGGTTATCTTGTGCTTGCTCCACTTGAACTCAGGCAAGTATTCTAATGTTCTTTCTCATCTGCTTGATCAGTCTCATATTAGTTCGCAGCTGCCAATGCCATTCATTCAGGCACTTAGGCCAAGAAGAAAGCTTAATTTGACTCAGGATTGGTTTAGTTTAAATGCAACTGTAGAAGCATTCAGAAGGATTGGAAATCCTCTTGTGATTGTGCATTTGAGAGAAAATAGTCCAAAATTTGCGTGTCCTGCAATCATCATTGACACAGCTTTGACACCAAGAATTGATGACATCACGAGAAACTTGTTCCGAAAGCAAGGAAGTTACCATCAGCAAAGGCCTATGGTTGAAGCAAATGCTCCGAATTTGTGTGAAGGACTTGTTCATAATGCTGAGTCTCTCATGTCAATTGACATTTCTGCGGCACCAGATCAGAAAATGAGCACAGGCAGTGGAACTGAAAGGAACCCACAGATGTACTCAGGCCTTTCTGAAAAAATCTTTGATGTGCAAATATCAACAGAGAAAAGACAACATGAAGAGTGA